One Bombus huntii isolate Logan2020A chromosome 12, iyBomHunt1.1, whole genome shotgun sequence DNA segment encodes these proteins:
- the LOC126871540 gene encoding suppressor of hairless protein, with protein sequence MPHQFGLPTMAHGMQSPPSPTSVMSVYPRFGSGVYRPDHQDQRLTREAMERYLRDRSDMVIVILHAKVAQKSYGNEKRFFCPPPCIYLFGDGWRMRQEQMLREGESEQSAQLCAFIGIGNSDQDMQQLDLNNGKQYCAAKTLYISDSDKRKHFMLSVKMFYGSGHDIGVFHSKRIKVISKPSKKKQSLKNADLCIASGTKVALFNRLRSQTVSTRYLHVENGNFHASSTQWGAFTIHLLDDNESESEEFQVRDGYVHYGSTVKLVCSVTGMALPRLVIRKVDKQMASLEADDPVSQLHKCAFYMKDTDHMYLCLSQERIIQFQATPCPKEANKEMINDGACWTIISTDKAEYQFFEGMGPVRSPVTPVPLVHSLHLNGGGDVAMLELTGDNFTPNLQVWFGDVEAETMYRCQESMLCVVPDISQFRGEWLWVRQPTQVPVSLVRNDGIIYATGLTFTYTPEPGPRPHCPPADEIMRAPRGMHNQPNMPPAIADVPWNTHQPPQSGL encoded by the coding sequence ATGCCACACCAGTTTGGTTTGCCGACGATGGCACATGGAATGCAATCTCCTCCTTCACCGACTTCGGTCATGTCGGTTTACCCCCGATTTGGATCCGGTGTCTATAGACCGGATCATCAAGATCAAAGGTTGACACGCGAAGCAATGGAACGTTATTTGCGCGATAGAAGCGACATGGTTATTGTAATTCTTCATGCAAAGGTTGCGCAAAAGTCGTACGGCAACGAAAAAAGATTCTTCTGTCCTCCACcgtgtatttatttgttcGGTGATGGGTGGAGAATGCGGCAAGAGCAGATGCTTCGCGAAGGAGAGAGCGAGCAGTCTGCTCAGCTTTGCGCATTTATCGGGATCGGGAATTCCGATCAAGACATGCAACAACTAGATTTGAACAATGGTAAACAGTATTGCGCGGCAAAGACACTTTATATTTCGGATTCGGATAAGAGGAAGCACTTTATGCTCTCGGTGAAAATGTTTTACGGTAGCGGACACGATATCGGTGTGTTTCATAGTAAAAGAATCAAAGTGATCTCGAAGCCGTCGAAGAAGAAACAATCGTTGAAAAACGCCGACTTGTGTATAGCGAGCGGAACAAAAGTTGCGCTGTTTAATCGGTTACGATCTCAAACGGTTAGCACGCGTTATCTTCACGTGGAAAACGGAAATTTTCATGCCAGTTCGACGCAGTGGGGTGCGTTCACCATACACCTGTTGGACGATAATGAGAGCGAATCGGAAGAGTTTCAGGTTCGAGACGGCTACGTACATTACGGCAGTACAGTGAAATTGGTATGTTCGGTAACAGGAATGGCTCTTCCACGTTTAGTAATTCGGAAAGTGGACAAGCAAATGGCCAGTCTAGAGGCGGACGATCCAGTTTCGCAACTGCATAAATGCGCTTTCTATATGAAAGACACGGACCACATGTACCTCTGTTTATCTCAAGAACGTATTATCCAATTTCAAGCTACTCCTTGTCCAAAGGAGGCAAATAAAGAAATGATAAACGACGGTGCCTGTTGGACGATAATCAGCACCGATAAGGCAGAGTATCAATTCTTCGAAGGCATGGGCCCGGTTAGATCGCCGGTAACACCGGTACCGTTGGTCCATAGCTTGCACTTGAACGGTGGCGGGGACGTGGCAATGCTCGAATTGACGGGAGATAATTTTACGCCTAATCTTCAGGTATGGTTCGGTGACGTGGAAGCGGAAACTATGTATAGATGTCAGGAAAGTATGCTTTGCGTGGTACCAGATATATCACAATTTAGGGGTGAATGGCTCTGGGTGCGGCAGCCGACTCAGGTGCCTGTCTCGTTGGTTCGCAACGATGGTATCATTTACGCGACTGGTCTGACGTTTACCTACACTCCAGAACCTGGTCCTCGGCCTCACTGTCCGCCAGCGGACGAAATTATGAGAGCCCCACGCGGCATGCACAATCAACCGAACATGCCACCGGCGATCGCGGACGTACCTTGGAACACCCATCAACCCCCTCAATCGGGTCTCTGA
- the LOC126871535 gene encoding DNA excision repair protein ERCC-5, translating to MGVYGLWRLLDATGKQVPLETLEGKILAIDISIWIHQVLQGYQDRFGNPKPNAHLIGLFHRICKLLYYKIKPVFVFDGGVPMLKKNTIALRRKQKSMAKNKAQQMRTELINNLIKHSTIKAVLNTEKQVTTNGSSEVVINLQNKQTVNDMYKLPNMPSTSKAESSHSDDCNSDSSDEPSPKKQTKWSGNIHSVDVTSAEFKTLPADVRYEILTDLKETRKQSSWGRLHEMPEESNEFSGFQMKRLLKRRLVQQSLESAEKEMGGKTLTLDELDKLLKEQGIPTNVQNYTYRIAADNTTRLIYISDKNAYLKDNDDVNSDSESIQHENRMDEATAGPSKDTKICDDINEYELDDDCDSDTDITDMNNFKFRWETDSDIESEVESNESRVLPKEYFKQNITNPALTYMLEYSGLTEKQILTLLEQNNRETYRDVENMSRISQQIDSFKTIQPCESKNNSLNTKHSSISEDGKEDTKHNYTNTIKSIDVSKPELAESNTETNINISPTRMANISDKAQVESKNVVTVNSIDSMSDSDDFIEIEDIPIPDIGTTTNKYIPQDIQITFRSDEKVVDDMFADVFETHNSEINTDIYPTQSAEIFHYDQEISRNERTLKETVDSKKDQIKDKQLLNLKEIDNLNAQTTIDIDSNTLNTNVPLEENQMKGSIENLTNSIKDNVEAANIKDNTNVNMLTDYTKRISPIPMNEEELLSLQTQLEDKQTELMANIGKLERQGIDISDQIRIEAQELLRLFGIPYIIAPMEAEAQCAYLEQIHLIDGTITDDSDIWLFGGQCVYKNFFDNNKKVLEFRSCDIQHYFKLTRNEMIRLALLVGSDYTTGLTGIGPVTALEILAAFPSEGDDLLQGLTNFSSWIENGKTAGPGKANLRTKLQNLQIQKGFPSQAVVQAYLSPKVDESKETFTWGKPNIILLADYVKQKFGWDKNKYNKIIEPVLKRLQEKQSQQKINAYFKLQTIPKSIEMNLSKRVQKAVQKLSNENKEDSISVESTQQSIKKKRSLVENRKKRGELKNERALVDNTKPKVFTVSACNEKNVDEYIPQRESDKANALKKKLHAIEVIRKSKQGLYKTKKIRRCVRKVKEKAELSESDSGSS from the exons ATGGGTGTTTATGGTCTTTGGCGTTTACTTGATGCAACAGGAAAACAAGTACCCCTGGAAACATTAGAAGGAAAGATCTTAGCTATTG ATATATCAATCTGGATACATCAAGTGCTACAAGGGTATCAGGACCGCTTTGGTAATCCTAAACCTAATGCTCATCTTATTGGCTTATTTCATAGAATATGCAAActattgtattataaaattaaaccAGTTTTCGTTTTTGATGGAGGTGTGCCAATGCTTAAGAAGAACacaatt GCTTTGCGCAGGAAACAGAAATCTATGGCCAAGAATAAAGCCCAACAGATGAGGacagaattaataaataatttgataaaGCACTCTACAATAAAGGCAGTTCTTAATACAGAGAAACAAGTTACTACGAATGGCTCTTCTGAAGTAGTTATAAATTTGCAAAATAAGCAAACTGTGAATGATATGTACAAATTGCCAAATATGCCAAGCACTAGTAAAGCAGAATCAAGTCATAGTGATGATTGTAATTCTGATTCATCTGATGAACCAAGTCCAAAAAAGCAAACAAAATGGAGTGGCAATATTCATAGCGTAGATGTAACTAGCGCGGAATTTAAAACTTTACCAGCTGATGTGCGTTATGAAATTCTAACAGATctcaaagaaacaagaaaacaAAGTTCATGGGGCCGTTTGCATGAAATGCCTGAA GAATCAAATGAATTTTCTGGTTTCCAAATGAAACGTTTATTAAAACGTCGATTAGTACAACAAAGTTTAGAATCTGCAGAGAAAGAAATGGGTGGAAAAACGCTTACGTTGGACGAGctagataaattattaaaagaacAAGGAATACCGACGAACGTtcaaaattatacttatcgTATCGCTGCGGACAATACAACtagattaatatatattagtG ATAAAAATGCGTATCTAAAAGACAACGATGATGTTAATTCAGATAGCGAGAGCATACAGCACGAAAATAGAATGGATGAAGCCACTGCTGGACCCAGTAAAGATACAAAAATCTGTGATGACATAAATGAATATGAACTTGATGATGATTGTGACAGTGACACTGATATAACagatatgaataattttaaatttaggTGGGAAACAGATAGCGATATAGAATCGGAAGTAGAATCCAATGAGTCGCGAGTATTAccaaaagaatatttcaaacaaaacATTACGAATCCTGCATTAACGTATATGTTAGAATATAGTGGATTAACGGAAAAACAGATCCTTACCCTTCTTGAGCAAAATAACAGAGAAACTTACAGAGATGTCGAAAATATGTCAAGAATATCACAACAAATCGATTCATTTAAAACAATACAGCCTTgtgaaagtaaaaataattcattaaataCGAAGCATTCTTCAATATCTGAGGACGGCAAAGAAGATACGAAACATAATTACACAAATACTATAAAATCAATCGATGTATCGAAGCCGGAATTAGCTGAATCAAATACTGAGACAAACATTAATATCTCTCCTACTAGAATGGCAAACATTTCAGATAAAGCGCAAGTTGAATCAAAAAATGTAGTAACAGTTAATTCAATAGACTCAATGTCAGACTCGGACGatttcatagaaatagaagatATACCGATACCAGATATAGGTACTACtactaataaatatattcCACAAGATATCCAAATAACATTTAGATCTGATGAAAAAGTAGTGGATGATATGTTTGCCGACGTATTTGAAACACACAATAGCGAGATCAATACAGATATATATCCTACACAATCGGcggaaatatttcattatgaTCAAGAAATATCAAGAAACGAACGCACTCTCAAAGAAACAGTAGATTCAAAAAAAGATCAAATTAAAGATAAACAGCtgcttaatttaaaagaaattgatAATCTTAATGCGCAGACCACTATCGATATCGACTCGAATACTTTAAACACAAATGTACCATTAGAAGAAAATCAAATGAAAGGTAGCATCGAAAAtttaaccaattctataaagGATAATGTAGAAGCTGCAAATATCAAAGACAATACAAATGTTAACATGCTGACTGACTATACAAAAAGAATAAGCCCTATACCTATGAACGAAGAGGAATTGTTATCGTTACAA ACACAATTAGAGGACAAACAAACAGAACTAATGGCAAATATTGGTAAATTAGAAAGACAAGGTATCGATATTTCTGACCAAATACGAATCGAAGCACAG gAACTATTACGATTATTCGGAATACCATATATTATAGCACCTATGGAAGCAGAGGCGCAATGCGCATACTTGGAACAAATTCATCTCATCGATGGTACGATTACAGATGATTCAGATATTTGGTTATTTGGTGGACAATGCgtttacaaaaatttttttgataataataaaaaggttcttGAATTTCGATCCTGCGATATACAACACTATTTCA AATTAACGCGAAACGAAATGATACGGCTTGCTCTCTTGGTTGGTAGCGATTATACAACAGGTTTAACTGGTATTGGACCTGTTACTGCGTTAGAAATATTAGCAGCATTCCCTTCAGAAGGCGACGATTTATTGCAAGGTTTAACAAACTTTTCTTCTTGGATCGAAAATGGTAAAACCGCTGGTCCTGGAAAAGCGAATTTGCGAACCAAATTACAGAATTTACAAATTCAAAAAG GTTTCCCGAGTCAAGCTGTTGTACAAGCGTATCTTTCGCCTAAAGTGGATGAATCAAAAGAGACTTTCACGTGGGGTAAACCTAATATTATACTTCTAGCCGATTacgtaaaacaaaaatttggctgggataaaaataagtataataaaattatcgaaCCGGTATTGAAAAGATTACAAGAAAAACAAAGTCAACAGAAAATAAATGCgtattttaaattacaaactATTCCGAAATCAATTGAAATGAATTTAAGTAAACGAGTTCAGAAGGCAGTGCAAAAATTAAGCAATGAAAATAAGGAAGATTCCATAAGTGTAGAAAGCACGCAACAatcaataaagaaaaagagatcTTTGGTtgaaaatcgaaaaaaaagaggagagtTGAAAAATGAACGAGCTTTAGTTGATAATACTAAACCTAAAGTTTTTACCGTTTCTGCTTGTAACGAGAAAAATGTTGATGAATACATACCACAAAGAGAAAGTGATAAAGCAAATgccttaaaaaaaaaattacacgCGATCGAAGTAATTCGAAAGTCGAAACAAGGATTATACAAGACGAAAAAGATAAGACGTTGTGTAAGAAAAGTAAAGGAAAAAGCTGAACTCTCAGAAAGTGATAGTGGTAGTTCgtag